The Citrus sinensis cultivar Valencia sweet orange chromosome 4, DVS_A1.0, whole genome shotgun sequence DNA segment CTTCCCTCGCAGCCAAATTCAGCGGCAAGTGCTGTCTCTGTCTCTCGCTATTATTGCTATTACAGCCCCATTTTGCcaaattttgtttcctttctAAATCTTTCATCTATGGCCACACCCAAAACACAGCAAAATTCAGAGTGATgatcaaaatataagaaacttaaagagaaaattatttaatttaatttcaccgCCCTGAGACTTACAATGGATTCTAAATGATCCAGTCTTGAAACCAGAGGCACGGAGATGGAGGggtgtttttcattttccatttACTTTCAGGCCTTCAGAGCTTCAGTGGTGTTATAGACTTGTGATTTAATGATGGAGATGGGAGACGTGAGCATGTTTTTCATCTTAGAAACGGTTATTTATTCCTTCTTTTCTGTGAAATTATTGACTTCACCTCTCAGGATAATGCGGTAGTTTGTTATGTACGTGTCCATTTTGCATCCATTATGGGCGTCACTGCAGTATAATATGATTCAACAactatttatatgatttatgtatttgtgcaataattattatgttaataCTAGTATATTCCTAAAATTAGCAATTAGATGTTTACTAATATTTTCCGTAAGAATCTATTGAGATTAATCTAGACTAGTTTTTAGTCTAAATTTTGATCCTTATACTAGGTAGATCTACATCAACTAATATACATGGATATATATGCTTTACCTCATTCTCAAGTTAGTTTTCTATTCCCATATTTGAATATATGTGTAGCTACTAAGGGCCAGTTTGGGATTGCGGAGGTTGATGAAATAAGTTGCTTGTACTGTGCAGTTGAAATAAGAATAGCTTcgtgtttgataaattgtgTTGTTGTGGTTGCTGTAAGTttgaaaattagaatatatacatttgataaattttattacgaaAGTgctgttttattatataatgaccaaaatagACATAAGTTTTTAATTGCTTGTGTATTTTTAgagtatatttaataaattatttagacatatcttttttttcttaaatatataaaattacattaaaaaaaaattaaaaaaaatctaaagaaGTTTATAATCtgttacataaaatatgataaaaattcatacttATACATAATCCAAGTAAAATCAAAAGTAATATGTAATAcattcacaataaattttttgcaataaagttcatcaaattttccattttttaggATCCTGACCCATTAGTATTGTGATGCTCTtagattaatatatatatatatagattaaaCTTTAAAAGGCATAGTTATGAAATTAGAATTTGAACTTATTGGATCAAAACTGGAGAGAACATATGTGGTAACTAAATTATGACGGTAATATgatatctaataatttatatattaggaTTTATTGATAAGTAAGATACAATTGCCTTTTTATTAGAATATAGGGTTATAATaggaatttttaaaaagtgtggtagcttattaaataagttacttATGAAAAGCAACCATCTACCCGCTTTTAAAAGTTACtgacaaaatgaagaaaattataaaataagctaattttaaaaatttttatcaaatactatttttataaaaaaatataaaataagcagtttattgaatttcaactGTAATCCAAAATTGTCCATATATCATAATATTCAAAGGATTTATGCATCTGCTTTATTCACACATGCGAGAGAAATACCTATCTTACCCAACTATGGGAGAAGAATGAGTCTCAACACGCTAGACTTTGAGAGCACACAAAGTTAAGAGGCCAGGTTATTTGCCATTGGGTTATAAGCTCAGTGGctcatattaattaattgttagtAAAATCTAAATGAAGATTGGAGATGACGTGAAATCATACATAccatttaaatttagtttcaGGGTCAAGCTTCAATTCACTCGAGTTAAAAtgacatattttaatttatcctctAAAAATATGAGATCTTCAATTTATCTCTAAAATATTGTTCAActaaaagggtaaaattgtatTTACATACTTTGTCGATACTcaacaaaatgataaaaagatGTAGGTTAATTTCCAGTACAcccaaatttttcaataaatttcagTACACACCCaaacatttcaaaaattttactttgcaACCAAATGgataagttttgtttttaactaCTTAATCTTTTATGAATAACTTAAAATACTAACATTgttaaaatactaatattgtCCTTGatgaataagttaaaaaagaaaaaagaaaaaagaaaatgcaggTAAATTCTAATCAGCtaaaagcaaattaaattaaatttaacaaaaacaaaattaggaatgaaaaaaaaaatccattaaaCGTAGCTAAAATTCtagttaactttaaaaaaaaaattaataacccctcattaacaataattgaaattattttcccaTCACTTCTTTGCATGAACAATATCTCTCACTTGATTCAATTTGCAATCTTCTCCACCAGCTTGCATTCAAAAAccacccaaatcctaatcaaaaCATAAGATAATGGTATTAATAGAGAAGTAGGGAATTTTTGAGAGAATTTTTATTACCGATATTGAGTAATTACAAAGATTCAGTGCTAATCCATTAAAGCCACAGCTGCTTAAATATATTTGCAAAAACTAAGAAACTAAgcaaataaccaaaaaatacaagatgcCCAGCAcaactaatttatttcattgattTCATGACTTATACATACAATTCTTGCTCTTCAAGAGTTTACTGCGATGGTCAAGATTGATTTCATCTAATGGTTGCTGTTGTTGTACCATCCTGATACAACTACCCATTTATCTCTACATTCCCCTGTCACTTGCGGCTCTGCTCAGTGCACCTCTTAACATGTTGTTTTTCACTTGCCACCTCATTAGCTACCACTTGTATTGCTCCATGTCAAATGATCAACATCTATATCTCTAACACCCCCACTCAAGCTTGGCAGTCTTGCCAGACTCTAAGCTTGTTCTTGTGAAACTCAAAACTTTCATATGGCAGTGCTTTTGTCATGATATTAGCTACTTGTCTCCTACCTGGaatatatttgatttcaaCTTGTCCCTTCTTGATCAGGTCTCTTAAGAAGTGTATAtctatttctatatgctttgTTCTGCCATGGAAGACAGGATTTTCAGCCAAGGCAATGGCACTTTTATTATCACACCAAATCACAGTCTTAGGTTCAATCTGGTAACTGAACTCATTTAGCAAGGACATGATCCATATGATTTCTGCAGCTCCATTTGATAAGGCTCTATATTCAGCCTCCGTGCCAGACTTTGATACAACTCTTTGCTTCTTCGCACTCCATGATACCAGATTATCTCCCAGGTAAACACAGTATCCACCAATGGACTCTCTATCATCCTTATCAGCCGCCCAATCTGCATCAACATAtgcttttagttttaattctCTTCCCGCCTTGTAGTACAGGCCATCATTACATGTCTCCTTCAAGTATCTCAGAACTCTTTTGCAACCTTGCCAATGCATGTCTTTGGGATCCTGAATGTACTGACTTAGTTTATTAACACTGAAGGCAATCTCAGGTCTGGTTTAGGTGGCATATTGTAATGCTCCCACCACACTCCTATAAAGTGTTTTATCTTCAAGTTCAGCTCCACCTTCTTCAATGTCTGGGTTGAGTCTATATTTTACACTTGTACTCATGGGAGTAGGACTTCCTTGCAGTTTGCCATGTTGGTCTTCTTGAGCAAGTCATGTATGTACTTGGTCTGTGTAAGGCGCATTCCATCTTCATTCTGTTCACCTACCAAGGAAGTAGCTTAGTGATCCCAGCTCCTTAAGTGCGAATTTTCCCTTCACTTTTTCAATCACGCCTTGTATTTGTTTAGGTTCACTTCCAGTCACCAGTATGTCACCAACATACACAAGCACTATCACCAGCTCCTTTCTACTTCTCGTATAGAAAAGTGAGGTGTCAGAAATTGCATTCTTGAACCCCCACTCTGGCAGTGCACATCTGAGCTTTTCATACCAGGCTCTTGGGGCTTGTTTTAAGCCATAAAGAACCTTCTTCGATCTGCACAAATGATTTGGGAACTTTTTGTCAACAAAGCCTTTGCACtgatccataaagacttcctCATTTAGATCACCATTCAAGTAGGCATTATTTACATCAATTTGGTTCACATCCCATCCCTGATTCACTGCAAGCCCCAATACTACTTTGACTGTTGCACTTTTTGCAACTGGACTGAATGTCTCGGTGTAGTTAACTCCTGCTATCTGGTGATACCCTTTTGCTACTAATCTTGCCTTATGTCTTGCTATGCTCCCATCTGGATTGTACTTGAGCTTATACACCCACTTGTTCCCAACTATCTTCATCTCCTTGTTTGGTTCGACAAGTTCCCATGTGTTATTGAGTTGAAGTGCCTTGAACTCATCTTCCATGGCCTTATTCCAGCTTTTATTAGCTAAGGCTTGGGCTGTACAGCTTGGTAAAAGTTCAATATCTTTCTGTTCCCATTTTGCTAGGTAAATCTTAGGCTTGAAAATCCCAGCTTTGGATCTAGTTATCACTGGATGGCCCATTGGTTTTTCTTGTGGTGGTTCAGGTTTGTCATTATTCAAGTTTGATTCATTTGGAACAAGGTTTTCTAGTGTAGTGTTTGTATGTAAAGGTGAGGTTTCAGTTTCAAGATTTTCTGGTATTATCTCTACATAATCATTTACTTGTGATGGTGTGGGAGCCTGCTCTTGAGAACTGAGATTAGGTTCTACATAGGtagatgaaataaaatcagaTGATACACATGGAACTGTCAGTGGCTGCATATAGTAATATGGTGTATGTATGATTTGCGACTTACTATGACCACTAAATGATGGATCGCTGCTGTATGGAAACTCTTTTTCATCAAAGACAATATTCCTAGCTATTCAGACTCTTCCAGAACTGTCCAAGCATTTATAACCTTTATGTTGTTGACTATAACCAATAAAGATGCATTTTGATGACCTAAACTgtaatttatttgtgttgtATGGTCTGAGATGTGGATGGCAGGCACATCCAAAGGTTTTGAGAGATGCATAATCTGGTTCTTGATGAAAGAGTTTATTGTAAGGAGTTGAATGGCTCAGGATTGGTGTGGGAGGCCTGTTAATCAAATAGACAGCTGTTTCACAAGCTTcccaccaaaattttaatggcaGTTTCGATTGTGCTAGTAAGGTGAGTGCAGTTTCAATGATGCGTCAGTGTTTCTTCTCAATACTGCCATTTTGATGTGAGGTATATGGACAAGGGTGTCTAAAGTTTATGCCATGTGTTTCAATGTAGCCTTTTAATGTTCTAAActccacccccccccccccccccccggccGGCCCCCAATCACTCTgaagatttttaatttacaattagtCAGATTCTCAATTAAATCcttaaactttataaaaacTGCAGTAGTTTGTGCTTTATCATTTAGTGGATATATCCAAATATATCTTGTGAAGTCATCTACTAGGCTAAGGTAATATTTATGTCCACTATTTGAATTAAGGGGTGCTGTTCCGCAAAAGTCCATGTGAATTAGCTCAAGAGGCCTTTTAGTTTTATCATTAACCGCCTTAAGCACAAACAAAGAACATTGTAGATGACTAAAAGGCCTCTTGAACTAATTAGCAAAACAAAgcaaagaacatatatatatacaatcagtccgttttaaatttggtctgaacaaaacaaagaacattgattttcttattcagGTACTTGCTAGAATCCAGTGGTAGGATGTATCAATGAAAAGCAAATTGCGCAAAAGAGCGCTTTCATAGAAAAATTGTTGTTGAAGGGTGATTTGTTAAAGAATTTTTCTGGTACCAAAATTAAACGTAAAAAGCTATcttgaagaatcaaaagaCCGTTACCATATTGCTAAACAATTTTTTACAGAGGCATCATTTGGTGACTGGAAGATGTCTTCGAAATAAGCAATATGATAAGTGCGGCTAATGATCACCCAAATCATTGGACACCAATCATGGAGCAATGAGACAATCATCCCAAACTAGATCTTGTCACTTCATACGCCAAGAAGCATGCAGCATTTGCAGGAACACTTCTGGCCATGGCAGGGCCGAAACCCTTGTACAAGCCTTTGACACCTTCTGATTTCAGGATCTTTTTGAAGGCATCAATGGAACCAGAGAATTTGGGATTTTTGTAATCATCGACCTGAATAACACTCTTGACAACATCAGTGGGGTAAACAGAGAACCAGAAACAAGCTCCAGATAAACCACCAGCCAAAAGCACTGCTCCTCTTCCCAACTGAGAGGTGTCTTGGCCTCCTGCCATATACTGTTTCACAAATTCATACACACCAAACATGGCAGCATTCCCTGGAACCTCACGTGCCATTGTGGGAACCAGGCCCTTGAAGAGACCCCTAAGACCGCCTTCTGATCTAAGAACACGCTTAGCCACATCCACTGGTCCACCATACTTCACTGCCACACCAACTTGGCCAGAACCTGCTAATGCACTTTGGGCTTGCAACCTGCTCCACAAAGAGAGACAAGCAATTAACAGGGGTAGCTTATGGTTCAAATAACAAGATGGCAGACTAatgattaatgaattttttttttcaataatttagcAGCTGATAATTAATAAGGACAACAGTTTATGCCCTTAAGTTGAGACAGGTAttggagaaagaaaaacaaattaatccaaattgttgaaaaatgcaaataaaaaatttgaaaaggaaatatattagtttcactgatttacattattttttctcaaatggATATGCTACATATTGTCCAGGATGTGAAATTTAGCAGTATATAACAAGACTACTATGCTctttaaactaagaaaaagataattcaaa contains these protein-coding regions:
- the LOC102628303 gene encoding mitochondrial carnitine/acylcarnitine carrier-like protein — encoded protein: MGDIAKDLFSGTVGGAAQLICGHPFDTIKVKLQSQPAPLPGQPPKYAGAMDAVKQTIAAEGPRGLYKGMGAPLATVAAFNALLFTVRGQMEALLRSQPGAPLTVNQQIICGAGAGVAVSFLACPTELIKCRLQAQSALAGSGQVGVAVKYGGPVDVAKRVLRSEGGLRGLFKGLVPTMAREVPGNAAMFGVYEFVKQYMAGGQDTSQLGRGAVLLAGGLSGACFWFSVYPTDVVKSVIQVDDYKNPKFSGSIDAFKKILKSEGVKGLYKGFGPAMARSVPANAACFLAYEVTRSSLG